TAGCGTGAAGCCATGTCCCAATTAGTTATACAGCGTGGCACTTTCTCGATGCCAAAGAGACTGATCAGAATGTGTGCCTAATCTTAATCGTTCGGCTTTCAGGTCACGAGATGCGGAAACTACGTGGAGGACAGGCCAAAGAAACGAGGAAGCAGAAGCAAGAACGCCGGTTGGAGAATGCCAAAATCCAAGAACAACTGAAAACAATCGTTCTTCCCACCTGTGGAGTCATTTTCTTGTGCATCGTGGTCTATGTCCTTTTGAAGACCCGACCCAGATTCGAGGAACTTTAAAAGTTTAGAACTTTATTTTTCTTCCTATGAGAAATTACTGCTGTCTATTTAAGCTGTTATTTCATTCCTATATAAGACATAATTGAACTGTTATTTCTGTTAGAgcatttaatattttcattacaatttgtCGATGTGTATAAAAGATAAAACACATCTTAGTCTTTCAGTAAATTAAACTGATCcagattttcttcatttatttttcatagcAGATATCGATATTTGTAAACGAAATATTAAGATGTCTGGGACctttgaattttgtttctttgtttCCATAGCATTATATAAATTCAACAATATTCACATTTATATCTAACTATATAATAAATTATAAACAgagatatattttcaaaatatataccACTCGGATAAGCATTTATATTGAAACGATAGTTTAAGAATTCTTTCCTCAATGTAGCTCAAAAGAAATCCTCTTTCAATATTACAAACGTGATAAGGTATTTTAAACtcatacatacaaaaaaaaacaaaagtctgcATATGATAATACATATAAGAAAGGAAATGggtaatttaatattttccagAAATGTTGAATGCTTTgttgaaatggaaaaattaagATCATACTGCATCATCAACAATAATGGGTAATACGAAATACGAGGTAAGGTATTCTAAGCAATGAGTCAACAATTCGGATTTAAAGAGCCAACATCTAagttgagaaaaactttatttcaagcAACAATAAAATGTAGATAAAAACCTTGGCAACACATTTtctatttgtagtttttcaataaGACTAAGATCACTCAGAGTGATGTACATATTTGAATGAATATTTAACATATGATGATTCAGAggtatttttttctgggaaatttgTTCTCATCAACCATTTGATAACTAAACTTACAAATATAGAAGTAATGTTGATGTCTAACTTCTCGATTTTGATTCCCGTTCATTTTTACAAATTGGCATGCATTAAATCGATTTATTAGTAGAATCTCCTTCCTAACTAAAatgtaaagttttaaatttttaagctaaAGACCATATTTAGAAATTGTTCGTATTGAATAGTTATCACACCATCTTGGTCCGTATCGTACTGCCGGAAGGACGCCGTTAGGGTGTACAGAATGACGCAACATTGGATAAAATCATCGAAAAGTATTGTACCATTGCCGTATCGGTCAAATTTACGGATCAGTGTGTCGTACAATCCATCCGATAAACGGTAGCCGAATGCAGTAAGTGCCGCTTTCAACTCATTCTTATCGATGTTTCCAGAATTGTCCGTGTCGAAAGAACGGAAGCAGTTTTGCCAATCGCAAACGTACTTCCAGAGTGCTCCGAAGTCCTGGAAACTAACCATTCCTCGTCCTTGACGATCGAACATGCCTATCATCAGACGAACCGTTTCCGGGTTGAATGGATTCCACGTGCCGTTCGATAGAGCTTGTTGCAGTTCATCGGCCGAGATGAAGCCACTCCGATCCTTGTCGACCTTTTGGAAAATGTTCCACAGAAACTGTTGATCTGGCATTCCGGCCATCGTGGTATTTGTTGACGATCTGTCGTAAAAGAAAGAATATTATTAAATTGTGGTCAGTTTAAAAAGGGTGGAACCATTCACATACCTCTTATCCGATGTTATTAAGGCTGTAGAGCAAAAATCACAGTTCTTAAAACGATTGTCTTTCCTAATATCGAGAAATTCACTttctaaacttgtttttctGTGCTGTTATGACTCATGACTAATCCTGCACTCTTATCCGAAAGTATTAATGAAAGgttgaaaatataaacaaaaaaaaagcatgttgaatgaaaattaatcaggaaatagttatttttaactCAACGAGAAAGGTAACCACCGCCGttctataaaaatattattaaataattttatttatgctCTTCGCTTTTATGGAATCCTTATTGTTGAAGAATAaccggttgaaaaaaaattgaaagatgaacTCCATTGCGGTTACGTTACGTCACACAGGAAGTGTAATTCTACTGAAAGCAGTGTTTCAATTACGAACATAGCTTACttaatagagtatttcctgagacagattgtggtagggtagcgttttgtttttgttttgaaaaatgtaaacaccaactggtcgccattttgatctttgatcacgcagcgaaaaggttttttatttcaaaggaaagtgccgcaaaaacaaaggattttttcctttggttttgggacaaataaaaattcttttggttcaaaagcattttcctttgtttcaaagaatttttcttttgaaaaatctttgaatcaaaatcttaatactttgaaacaaaaaacagtttcatttgatacaaagttgttttcgttcgccacaatgtaatttagatttagatttaaaaagattggttcattgaaccattttccatttattccaattggaggacatatttcctgttgttttgaaattcccattaggaatttcaaaaaataaaaagaaagaaatttatatgttaaattaatttttatttacaacagaTGAAACACTTGGCCACAAACTAGTTCACTAAAATCGATCCGGTCCAAATTTTTGTCGACCTGACCGCTGGATTTGGAGCGGTGTCATCGTGCGCAGCTTTCATCTCGGTTGAGGCATCCAGGGAAACCATCCTTCGGCTCTGGTTCTGTAAAAACGCAATCACTTATAGAAAATCTTCGATATTCACTCTTTAATTAACATACTTACCATACTTCATCCTGAATCCTTTTAATATAGCTAACTCTGACCTACATTTTCACACGACCGGCCGAActtgattcgatttttcggttttgtattcttcttgcaaggcaaatcaaaatatcttttgaatcaaaggctGAAGTTTTTATCTAAAGGAATCATTTCTtcaagttaaaaacattttcctttggttcaaaaaaagttgactttgttttaaaagaaataagctcaattaacatttatttagaatcaaagtatttgcttaaattcaaaatccaaaaatatttagttcaaagaattgattctttgtttcaaaaaatatttttttgaatcaaaaacaaaagtttttggttcaaataaaacaggagttagattcaaaaaaatgaatgttttgaaacaaaatcatttttgttttggttcaaaagcctagttttctctgcgtgatgataagcactgttcaatgatttcttttaaaaacttctttaattaaaagcatcaacataccttcatgtctcaacttgttatgaatttacaaatcattaaatctcgcatgagctttcattacgccgtatgaaacatcttaagaattcacagaaaactgcggaaaaagttatcaaaacaacttaaaaacttgttttttacatatagaatatgttgtccaggctaaaAATTTTCTGAATGGAAAGAATTttcgactagtttatgtcattttttgtattttttcgtgataaaactgtttgtttacatttagttttatacgacgtaatgaaagctcacgcgagaaataaaGAATTCATATTCTCCTTACCAAagtgcgcttgcaaaaccacaacaattgcattgccaattttatttcgttactatctggtcattgaacatacgtaatgttgttgttatgtttaccctaccacaatatgccgagaaaatgtaaacatgagaaatcagctgttcgtctgacaagtggggaaatgccttattcaattttgaattaactCAGTTGCACAAATTGATAAATGGTATATAGAGTGTGAAACAGATGAAACAAACCCTGGGAGCACGTTCATATCGCCTAGCGAAATCTCAATAAGAACAAATATTGCtgttaaatttatgttaaaaactgttatcaGCGCATCTGGAGGCAGAAGACTGCTCTTTCGTCATGTAACAATTTTGATGTAGATTCCCAAAATGGCTCTTGAAAGTGAATCCATATCAACCTCCGCAAATTTTCGATACTGGTCATCATTGATAGTAATCGATCAACAGGAAGTAATattgcaaatttgttaattaattTCTACTGTTACAGTCCGGTGGAGTAGCTGGCTTAGTGGTCGATATCGTACTTTTTCCCATCGACACAATCAAAACACGCCTCCAAAGTGAGCGAGGTTTTCTTCGATCCGGTGGATTTAGAGGTATCTACAAAGGCTTAGCACCTGCAGCTGCTGGGAGTGCTCCTACTGCTGCGCTTTTCTTCTGCACCTACGATGGTCTCAAATCACATTTAGGTCAACTTGTGACGGATAAATCTCATCAGCCGTATGTGCACATGCTGTCGGCAGCAAGTGCAGAAATAGTAGCGTGTCTCATACGCGTACCGGTAGAAATTGCAAAGCAGCGTCGACAAGCACTATCGCTCAAATATAATGCGTCTTCGGTGGAGATTTTGTACAATGCCATAAAAGCCGAAGGAATTCGGAGGGGCCTTTATCGAGGCTTCGGTAGCACGATCATGCGTGAAGTACCCTTCTCATTTATACAGTTTCCGCTTTGGGAATACTTCAAACAAAACTGGACCAATCTTACCGGAACGACACTGACACCGTTTTCGGTAGCAATATGTGGTGCAGTTGCCGGAGGTATAGCTGCCGGGCTGACTACCCCGTTGGACGTTGCAAAGACCCGAATAATGCTTGCCGATGACCGGAGTGAAGTCACGAGGAAAGGAGTGGTCCAGGTTTTAAGAGGAGTTTACAGGGAGCGTGGTTTTCGAGGGTAATTAAAACTAATTGAAAGGGATAGCCTTTTGCTGTCTTTAGTCTTCAAATTCgttaagaacattttttttattctagtttGTTTGCTGGTTTCGTTCCTCGAGTGTTGTGGATAACGCTTGGAGGTGCCATATTTTTCGGTTTCTACGACCTGACTAGCAGAATGTTAAGTTCGGATGAATCCATACAATAAAATCTGTTTTCCGTAAAGAACTAATTGTTTATTAGCGTACTTAAATCAATGTTAAGCCAAAGTGTAGCTTTCAGTAATTAATGCCTTTTCTTACTCATAGATACAATAGGTAATATTCGTAACAATAAACGCGAGAAAATATCACATAACATGATTAGAATATATTTTGGTGTATTCTTTCTTACCTGTTAGTAGGTTTGTATAAATAATAAGTAACGTAGTTCAATGATGCATGCGG
The sequence above is a segment of the Uranotaenia lowii strain MFRU-FL unplaced genomic scaffold, ASM2978415v1 HiC_scaffold_602, whole genome shotgun sequence genome. Coding sequences within it:
- the LOC129760423 gene encoding single-pass membrane and coiled-coil domain-containing protein 4 homolog; its protein translation is MRKLRGGQAKETRKQKQERRLENAKIQEQLKTIVLPTCGVIFLCIVVYVLLKTRPRFEEL
- the LOC129760422 gene encoding programmed cell death protein 6, with product MAGMPDQQFLWNIFQKVDKDRSGFISADELQQALSNGTWNPFNPETVRLMIGMFDRQGRGMVSFQDFGALWKYVCDWQNCFRSFDTDNSGNIDKNELKAALTAFGYRLSDGLYDTLIRKFDRYGNGTILFDDFIQCCVILYTLTASFRQYDTDQDGVITIQYEQFLNMVFSLKI
- the LOC129760419 gene encoding S-adenosylmethionine mitochondrial carrier protein homolog, with product MALESESISTSANFRYWSSLISGGVAGLVVDIVLFPIDTIKTRLQSERGFLRSGGFRGIYKGLAPAAAGSAPTAALFFCTYDGLKSHLGQLVTDKSHQPYVHMLSAASAEIVACLIRVPVEIAKQRRQALSLKYNASSVEILYNAIKAEGIRRGLYRGFGSTIMREVPFSFIQFPLWEYFKQNWTNLTGTTLTPFSVAICGAVAGGIAAGLTTPLDVAKTRIMLADDRSEVTRKGVVQVLRGVYRERGFRGLFAGFVPRVLWITLGGAIFFGFYDLTSRMLSSDESIQ